In the genome of Impatiens glandulifera chromosome 6, dImpGla2.1, whole genome shotgun sequence, the window ccaactgtttttttttttttttttttttatgtaatgaCACTTTTAGCAATTAGGGGCATTTTTAatgtcatttcatcaaatttccttttaaaaacgaagttaaatttagataaaatacgtttatatataatatatatatactttaattatttatatatcatcaaatttaataattttttttcgtttttagTGTTCAGGTGGATTGAAGCATGaagtattaataattattatttttttatcataaaaatgtCACATAActccttaatttcttaatttttttaattaaatttattatttatttttctacttCATAGAAAATGTgacaaaacataaatttaaccactcatttatttataattttattgttatctttttaagtctatcataatattttttataatcatcATTTCTCGAATTTCTAAATCCGTCCGATGGGCTCAAACCCAgcatatataaatttctagaaaaaaaaatcaaatttcaaaaataagttttattttgaaaatttaaataaataaaatgaaaataatctcaatcttcaaaagtttctttttttttctaaagctttatttaaataaattgaaaaagagTCGTGAACCGTCAATTTTCCCTCAACGAACCACGTGGAAGTAGTCATCTTAATAACAGCTTGCACTTCTACAATGGGGAACATCTGGACAACGATATTAACTATTACACATGATGATGATTCAGATTTAAggaatatttttctcatttactTTATCAAAAGaacataagaaaaataaaaaattattattattataagtcaggttttatatttttattttcaattattattattatagatataataATACACTTTAGTAAAACAAAtcagtattttaaaataagttaactattattcaaaatcttgatagacaatattaattttttttttataaaatcaaaacccAAAAGACAAAAGtatcaaatctaaacaattataAAGCGACATAATCCAGTTTTGACAGGTAATCTCATATACTGATCTAGTCCAATTGGGTAGgtaatttagataataaaaaatgataataaataactttagtGTAAAATGGTAAAAATGAACTTACATaaccttttaaattttataacaaatcacataattttataaataaaaaaaaaaacactttcatgtcatttaattgaaaaaatatataaaataattccctcctaaatgataataaaaacttaatacATCACTTAAAAAATCTCTAcaaaaagaatatattaattaatcctatacaaaatatattataaataagttagtGCTGTCAAAATAGGACCACAATGAGAcatatcttttttaataattttgttgagGTTATATCTATAGTTAGAAATtgatttttaagtatttttaatttctttaatttttataatatgttttagTGGTTGATTTTAAActatatgttaatatatatataatatatatatatatattttaaacattttttatataatattttcccttATTCATGTTTTGTCATTTATTTccaatttaaaaagttatttatattgaaataagtAATTTGTCCGTTAGATGTTGCAAGAATATAATATGCATCCTTATTCAAATAGTTAAACAaggattaatattttataataaactgACACGTCGTGTTCATTGAGGGATTAATTTATTAAGTCAACACTAATCATCTATCtaatcattaaatttaatactGTTCcaaactgataaaaaaaatatatttgtcttTTTTAATCCTCTTTATGCGGAGCATTCGTACatttgtgagtttttttttaaataaattaagttattttgagttttgaattggttaaattattataatatttttttatttattaaaattaatttaattatatatattgatatttttattataaaaaattggttacattttaaattttatcttaaaaaattaattttaagtgagTTTTTATAGAAGAGGCTATCATTAGTGTGAAAAAATTATGTccatatagaaaatattttctatataagaGCAACTCCAACCGAACACCAAACTCATATTCAAAACTTTTTTCATTTCAATCGATACCAATATCCCAACCCAAAATGGGTTTCCACATTTTCCCTCTCCTACAAATGCACTATTCATAAACtcaaattttttttggttttttaaatttaacttttagACTTAATTTAGGTCCATTTTATACCTTAAACTTATTTAcagaatttattatttcaataatctatataatttaattcatttatataattttttttgtatagcataaatttataataatatttaaaaaaattataataatgtttaaaaaattataataatattcaaaaaaatataataatcttcaaatattataataatgttcaaaaagatcataatattgaaaaaatatttttttttagtgtgtattgtaatttttgaatttttaataatttatttataatcatatttaaaataattgggtgatattaaaatattgtgatggaatttataatattgtaaaatatatgaagtaatattaaaaagttataaaagttgatgtaataaagaatattataagaatattcttttgggtttgagaatgagtttttcggttAGAGAAGatttactgtttgatgtgacatttacaccaaaatgagtttgaaaatgaatttttcgATTGTAGATGGTCTAAGTATATCGAATAAATGATAAGGTAcattaatatatcaaaattatccgTATGATACaagaaaaaatacatattttaaaatttttgatataACCGTATATAttgaaatacaaaataatatttataaattaatatatatatatatatatattatttataaataattaagttttaattttaattttgaaaattagattaatgcatttttatgaatttttcaataaaaataaatagtcatTGAAGGAATTAACccaacttaataaaaaaaattctatatattCATTCTATATGACtttactaaatttataaaaacctGATCataaaaaccaaatcaaaatataattaaattaatattattcgaTAAGAACCGTATAAGTACCATCAATATTTAGTATGTTATTTGTATCATACCGAAATAATTGTAAGTTAGctgtatattttttcttataccGAAACTTTTTATAcgaatatattgataaaaattatgatatacTGCACCGATCCATCCCTAGATATAATGAAAAAAGTTGTTAAAACTATACCACGATACATAATTAGATAGagtgaaatttataaaaataattgattaaaattggaaaaaaaaaaaaaatctaagaaaaCCGACATCAAAGACGATGCTATAACCAAAACAAAAGGCTAACACAAGGCATCAAAATCAGAGAATTTCCCTCTCGTGATTTTGATGCACACAAAATTGGTCAACATCACCATCAAAGCAcaaaaaattagttaatatcACCATCAAGGCTTCAAGAAACTTTGATATCACTAACCAAATCTAGACAGCTTTTAGATCTGGAATTGGAATTTAAACTGCAAATTAAACATAGCAGAAGAACAAATTTGACAAAGGTAGCAACAACTCCAACTCGATCAAATCAAACATCACACTCTACACGAAAAACATTTCGGTGAAAAAACAGACTGAATCACCACTTATATGTATAAAAACCAGCACAAATGGAAGTGATTTATATTAGGTAAGATAACCTTTTAAATCATATTGTTGGACCCTTTTAACGTTCAATtccttagaaaccgagtcaaCCAAAACATCGTCAAACTAAACGGTATGACCcccaaatgaaaatatcaaacctACAGAAATCTCCTAGCATCAATGAATAGAACCACAATTAAACAATTTTCAACATTCAAGAATATCAAAGATAGGAACAACATCAACAAAAActacacaaacaaaaaaaaacaataccAGTTTAAGATAAGAACACATTAAAATATAGCCAGTAGATATGAATATAGCCAGCCAAACCGCTTTTAAGACGAACAACAGGCCTTCTTCGAAACAGACTCATTCGTCCCAACAACGATAGTCTTACCTTCTTTTATACTACTAGCCTGAACCGGTTCTTCAGAAGATAGAGTCTTCTTACTGATTATCCTATAAATCTCAGAAAGGATCATCTGGAAAGACTTCTCAACATTCGTTGCTTCCAAAGCCGAAGTTTCTATGAAAGAAAGACCTTCGGTTTCTGCAAAGCTTTGAGCATCTTCAGTGTTAACTGCTCTGAGATGTTTCAGATCTGTCTTGTTTCCTATCAGCATTATCACGATGTTGGAATCTGCGTGGTCTCTTAATTCCTTTAACCACCTGCTAACGTTCTCGAAAGAAGTTGGTTTAGTTATGTCGTAAACTAGGAGGGCTCCCAATGCGCCTCTGTAATACGCGCTTGTGATTGCCCGATATCTCTCTTGTCCTGCTGTGTCCCAAATCTGAGCTTTCACTGTCCTTCCCTCAACCTAAAGATAACGAACAGATTTGAAACAAGAATGttataaggccttgtttgatcacGTAGGTTATTCCCAGTATTGAATAACAATCACGCTCTAATGTGTTTTTTCATAACGTACAtcaagattattcaaataaccctatatCAAACAAGGCGGAGAGTTTAACCATtgtttgaaagaaaatataaatcatgacAGCGGATTCTTGAGTTGGTAAGCCACTTAATTCAAGCCTCTTATCATCCGAGGTACCCGAGTTAGTTCGTAATCGTCTTTTAGGAGTGCAAATAAGAATACAGGCGGTAACATGAACATGACAGTATAGTGAAGGAGATGGTCTAGATGCAAGTTTTGGTTGCAACAACAAGTATACAAGTATGATGAAATAACGAAACAAGAGAGTTTAACCGTTGCATAAAAGATAAATTGGGTCATGGCAGTATTCCACTTAGCTTGCGCACTCCTCGACTAATTCAACCCACCCCCATGACCCTTTAAGCGTTTTCAATGAGAATCAGACATGAAGGTGTTTGCCTTCTAAGCTTCCCATGTTGGGTTCCTACTAAGTCTTTTATAAAAGCAAATAAAATATAGGCGATAACAGTGAAGGAAATGGtctagatgaaaaaaaaaacatggtgGGGATGTCTTGGTTGCCTTCTAGGCTTCTATACAATCCGAAAATGCCAAGATCATCCTAACGCGAAAAGGCTAGTCCATaaacacatgtcgtcatctagAACCCAAAAAAAATGCTTTGAACCATGAAGTAAAGTTTGTATACAATTATTAGGCAAAAGgcataaaaatgaatttatctAATGCAAAATTGTTAAAGACGGTTAGGAGTGATTTTCGACGATTAATAGACAAAAAGCATGGTATTGCATCAAACTCAATCTCATTAATGTATCATTAGATCATCATCCCTAATGGATTTAAACCATGTCATTCCCATGTTATCATAAAGCAAATAACTACATCAAGGTGAAGAACAATGATAATCATTCTAAGGAATTATAACACTCGGAGAAGAATTAGCATTTCAACACTGACTAAATAGTTATAACCATGGAATCACATTATGACAGAAAGGAACTTCCTAGAAGCATAGAATCAACTTCAGATCGCCAACTAAACCGGCATGGTTAAACATTGATAGAACCGAGAATCCGATTACAAACTACAGATCAATGTCGCTCGATAAGTATATTTCATTTATGTTATTTAGTGACAATCTCTAGTAGAATCAACATCAGATCGCCAATCAAGAATAAAACAACTACACCGGCATagttaaacattaatataaccgAGAATCCGATTACAAACTACAGATCGATGTTACTAGAGTTCAATATCAACAAAAGGAGTACAAATTATAAATGACGATTGATAAGGTTAGGGATGATTACTCGCATTTTTAGTGAAAGTGATGGAATCAACTAAGAACAATCATACATAAAATAGTTAGAAATTCGCGTTGTTTGCAATAAATGCACTATTTACAACTTTACGAGATCGAGTCGAGAGTGAGAGTAAGAGAGACCTCTAGAGTGCGGGTGGCGAACTCGACGCCAATAGTGGATTTGGATTCGAGGCAGAACTCGTTACGAGTGAAACGGGAGAGTAAGTTGGACTTTCCGACGCCAGAATCGCCGATTAGAACAACTTTGAACAGGTAATCGTATTCTTCGTCTGGTCTCCTCGACATCTCTGATATCTCCGGCGATCTAATCGGAATCTTTCCGGCGATCTAATCGGAATCTCTCTCTTAGCCGTAAAAGTCGCTAAAAATCAACCGAATGTCTTCTCCTCCTCGTAGTCTGAGAATTTGGTGCGGCGAATCGGATTTTCTTATTGCCCAAACTACCCCGCGATTTTCtctgtattattttttaaaactgaacgaaacttccggttagattttttggaaataaaaatatcaaagtgCATCCTAAACTATTTCAAGTAATCCATATTTTCcctgttattaaaaataaactcctattttaaattgtttatagaTCTACATCAACTCTATATTACTTGGAATGAGAAATGATTTGGAgataaaatttgaaagaatatgGTAGGGACGCAATTTAATTGGttcataaaataacaaaatttatctattttctcacactttatcatttttccaattAGTGATATGGTGACACAATTCATAAACGAAATtcaaactaattcataaattccattattcaatggaaatgagaatttgggtaataaaatcaaattaaatttaaacgaAATTCAcacgtgaattaaagtgaaatttgatcaaataattaaattattataattaatttgttaattatgtaaataacatttaatgacgagaacaattataaaattaaatatatttaattttgttaattgccATTCTaaccttcatgatattattgatattattgcaatttagaaaatcatgtaacgtgTAAAGAcaaatgaagaggcaatcaaGTCAACTGttggataaaatattatgttagattttattttatgaaaatttatctTTTCATATAAAACCCTCCATCTCTAATTTAAAATCACTTCGTCCTCATATATTTTCTCGCTCTATAATTCCAAAAGTCATTTTTCGAGTTCTTTTGATAAATACTTTCCGTtcaaacccggtgatagttcatgTATATTGATCAAGTTCGATGCATAGTGATTCCaatgcagaatcactactagattttttgtaccctaggagacagTCATCTGCGATAAATTTCGGCACAAACGGGCGatgatgaaattgttttaagagaaatgtgcTAATAATATGTCTCGAATTgacatctcaatcggtgatttcgtttatcgtaattttaattttatttatttgtaacatcgtataaatatatattttcttttatataagacaagaatttttaaaaaaatatattcatatgtTGTCTGAATTGTCTAAATCTTCTTAAATAGAAGAGAGCTTTCTGGATTGTCTCGTTCTTCAGTTTCactattttcaatttttggtATGTTGCAAAAATAACTGTCCATAGAGaattaatgcatttaatttaatttatgagtATATTTGAATGAACACTTATTGCACTCATTGTGGATGAAGGTTCATTCAATGAAATTAATGCATTTTAATTATCTGTTAGCTatcattattcatttataaattttaactatcTATTAGCTAAAACTGGATTAAggattttattgaattattttcatttatatttaattaagttttgaaatttgtatggataatttataatagttaatattttaatacggcacaaagttaaataaaaaaaaaagtagagtAAATTCAAAAGTATCTATGAATTTAGGTTTACTTTTTGGCTTTTGCTTCAACTTTTAAATATACTTtatgtttatctatttatattaattaaattaaaaactgttgtattatatttttaaaattaatatatatttaatattaatttgatttaaaatatatatataaattatgaattttaaaattaaactaaacttCCCAGATTTTTTAGaaagagaaacaaataaaaaggaTAAAAGATCAAAGTGCAccataaactaatttaattattgcaTATATTCGGTATATGCTTGAAAACActtcttttttaatttgaaaaaaataataattaaataataattttttttctttcaatatattaatttatatggaATAATATCCAgtttatactttaattatatatattcaaatttttaataatatttatttttgatcaaatcaaaattttaattttttttatattaatacaactaaattaattagaaaaaagaaaCGTTGtacaattttgaaaaaaactctaaatcctatttttattttataatagtgTAGATAGCATAACCCcacaacaaataaatttaaaacaatattaaaatagcaataaaaaatcaaaagaagTTTATTtgtactttaaaatatttaatcaaattaacagTTGTATTGGTCGAAAGATTGtcaatttaaatcattttattgtGTTCTTAAAGTATTAttgttaaacaaaataaatatatataaaaattgatttaacatataatattttattaaaaactttctattatcatttttatttttccatatCTTAATCATGATGGTTTAACggtttacaattttattttagatattattgAGTTGGTTTATCaatcaagaaaaaatataaacacttaaaaacaaaacataattgttatttttatataataataaaaaaaaagttataatcaaattttattatattattccaCATAAACCTCTTAAACACAAAAAGGCTTATAGTCTCCATCTAAATGaacatacataaataaatttataaatctcTAATTATTACAATTCTAGGATCATCTTCTCTTATTTCTAATCCTATTTTGTAACGGCCTTTTACAAGATTTGAACGACTTCTTCATTACTAATAACTCATCTGGAGACGGGACATCAAACTTGAAAGGTGTTATATTAAACCTATGTTTTTGTGGCAAAAATACTTGAGACAAAGTCATAGCAAGATTCCCATGTTTGTGCTTTAAACTATCTGATGTAAAAAGAGATTTCGCCATTATAGAAACTTCAGATTCCGATACTACTGTTACGTCAGGTCTTCTATTACGCGGACTCTCACATAATTGACAATTATCGTTTTTCTCATTAAAATATGCACATATATGACACTTCCATTCGTCACCCGTATTGAGAGGCTCCTTATGATAATCCAAACACAAGCTCCCAAATTTATTAGAAAGAATATCCATAAGTGTTTAAAGAGAAGTTGGTTGACTAAGATATATATGGTATAGAAAAGTTATAGAAAGAAATTATgagatatattttatatataggGAAATTTGAACAGTAATCAGCGATTTATTtgctaatatataatataatttaaaactgAACCAAACTTCCGGCCAGATTTTTGGAAACAAAATCAAAACCCTAAAGTATTTCAAGTAATGCATGTTTGAAACAgctatttttttagtttgaataaaaacaaatatatatatatatatatatatatattttcaaatatcttaattttaaatgaaataatattattaataccGAATTGTTAGGCTTTTTATTGTGGCCATTTgggattttgaattttttcttttttccaatGTCACAATTTAAGACtcaataatattgttaaaattataaaaaaaaattgatttttttcatgGTTTCAAAcgcaattattttattatttaaatgaaatttatagaaatataaatttttgtaattgggTTTTGACTTTGCatgtttgaaattgttaatataaaatctagtttgtttttgtataattttaaagaaattatgaaGTTTATAAGAATTGGTCcgaaatttcaatttattctcaataaataagttcaattagacaattaattgaattgttaaatataaattaattatatatatatatattaataaatttaataatatttttctaaaatacttttaattgCTTAGTCTTATGCATTGTTTTCACCCACCAAAtgagtttatattattaaataaagtacAAGTCTCATAAATgagagaataattaataattataaactagtaaatttattttttttaaacataattatttcaaaattacttaaattgttactaaattttcaaaagaaaactatgacAACCCTAACACATCTCTAAAAGTTCAAAGAAATTTGTGCtatataaaacattattgtatgtaattacaattaaatctaagcaaattcaaattaagagcATTTGGTTCTGTGGCTGAAAATTTGtcaatttaaatgattttatttgttcataaaatatttattttattattaaaccgtataaatttaaattggtttaacattaaatcttttaagaaaatattatattattatttatatttttaaaacagtttaaaaatatttatagatctATATCTATATTGAAACtgaattattgatttttctCTTAATCTTAATCATTACTAGCATTTATCTCGtgcatttacacgagtaataatataaaaattgtaaaaaaaatattacgataaaatttttttggacgggtcaacccacattccgacccaagtattcatttactctcacatatattcaaattaaccacagctctcgacccgctcggtaatccggacactttaaaaattaagcataattatatatatatatagattagttagttaaaaagttgaacttatattgttaaaatgtcacgcgtttatcaaaatttgggttgaatttaaaatataaattgttattaacctagttggttaaaagattgtatttgttttgttaggttgcaagttcgaaccatacctatagtatttttaattttatttttaactgttttaagtttatgggcgggtcaacccacaatccgacccaaatatccatttactctcacatatatccaaattaaccacaactctcgacccgacaatccggacactttaaaaattaagcatcattatatatatagagattagttagttaaaaagttgaacttatattgttaaaatgtcacacatttatcaaattttggattgaatttaaaatataaagtgttattagcatagttgattaaaaagttgtatttgttttgttaggttgcaaattcgaaccatacctataacatttttaattttatttttaaccgttttaagtttatgggcgggtcaacccacaatccgacccaagtatccatttactctcacatatatccaaattaaccacaactctcgacccgacaatccggacactttaaaaattaagcatcattatatatatatacattagttagttaaaatgttgaacttatattgttaaaatgtcacgcgtttatcaaattttgggttgaatttaaaatataaagtgttattagcctagttggttaaaagattgcaCTTGTTTGTTAGATTGGAAGTttaaaccatacctataacatttttaattttatttttaaccgttttaagtttatgggcgggtcaatccacaatccgacccaagtatccatttactctcacatatattcaaattaaccacagttctcgaccgggcaatctggacactttaaaaattatacatcattatatatatatagattggaTCATGACAAAATTGGTGATTTATGTATGttgtttaaatttatcaataatttgttCATATCTAAAGCTACCATTCTATTTTGACAATTGAGGAGTTTCAGCCTCTAACTCCAACgttcattttttcatattttttaaggGCTTTTTACAATATTTGAACCACTTATTCAATACTAATAATTCATTCGTAGATGGGACATCAAACATGAAAAGTGTTATATCATAACTATATCTATGTTTTTGTGGCAAAATAAACTATCCGATGTAATTGAATTCGACAATAACGGTGTAAAAAAGGATTTCACCACTATAGAAACTTCATATTCTGATAGTATATTACGTCTAACATTTTATTATGTAGACTTTCACATAATCGACAAGCAGAATTATAAGTatcgttttttttaattataatatgcacatatataacattttcaTTAGTCGTCCACCGTAATGAGAGGCTATTTGCTCTAATCCAAACACAAACTCCcgaaattattagaaaaaatatctCTATAGAGAATTTATGTGACTAAAATAGTCCAGAAAGAAATAATGATATTCGATCAAAGTGCACCATAAACTATTTATGGTAGTGCATgttttgaaaacactttttttttaatttgaaaaaaataataattaaataatttttttctttcttcaatgtattaatttatatgGAATAATATCCgtttatactttaattatatatattaaaaaaaataataatatttatttaatcaaaattttagttttttatattaataaaaacaaggtACAAGTGAAGAAAAAATTCTACTTTAGATATTGACTTGGTTTCCAATcaagaaaaaatacaaacacttaaaaataaaacataattgctattttacatataaaaaaaaagaaaaagaaaaagttattatcaaattttattatatttattccaCATAAACCTCTTAAACACAAAAGACTTATATTCTCAATCCAAATGAACATACATAAGCAAATCTATAAATCTCAACATTAAAATTCCTTAATCATCTTCTCTTATTTCTATTCCTATCTTGTAACGGTCTCTTACAAGATTTGAACGATTTCTTTGATACCAATAACTCATCATCTGGAGACGGGACATCAAACTTGAAAGGTGTTATATTAAACCTATGTTTTCGTGGTAAAAAAGCTTTAGACAA includes:
- the LOC124942141 gene encoding ras-related protein RABA2a, translating into MSRRPDEEYDYLFKVVLIGDSGVGKSNLLSRFTRNEFCLESKSTIGVEFATRTLEVEGRTVKAQIWDTAGQERYRAITSAYYRGALGALLVYDITKPTSFENVSRWLKELRDHADSNIVIMLIGNKTDLKHLRAVNTEDAQSFAETEGLSFIETSALEATNVEKSFQMILSEIYRIISKKTLSSEEPVQASSIKEGKTIVVGTNESVSKKACCSS